In a genomic window of Trachemys scripta elegans isolate TJP31775 chromosome 12, CAS_Tse_1.0, whole genome shotgun sequence:
- the LOC117885982 gene encoding uncharacterized protein LOC117885982 — MLKVCSILLFCALLTLPQDSQGYRPELIIRQKANEKEFLDLVSHVLHGQSPADEQLNGDPGGQLPGAGGTPIAGSQPSLLGSLLSAVGRLLGEIIEVEVLKNITIAIRRGDPSLVLEDCKTPLGYMDITVLKASSLPLENELLTLVMRVLDRTLPQILQKILCPLISAVVSSVDGTSLSTARLATSPPGGNSPSSVFKVSFNPDVIVLELTGRSLIEQIPPLLPENTTEDEHPQDEINATLLPVPQG, encoded by the exons ATGTTAAAGGTCTGCAGTATTCTCCTCTTCTGCGCTCTGCTGACCCTGCCTCAAGACTCACAGGGCTACAGGCCGGAGCTGATAATCAGGCAGAAGGCTAATGAGAAAG AGTTTCTAGACTTGGTGTCCCACGTGCTCCATGGGCAAAGTCCTGCGGACGAGCAGCTCAACGGTGACCCTGGAGGGCAGCTGCCAGGTGCCGGAGGCACGCCCATCGCAGGAAGCCAGCCATCACTCCTCGGCAGCCTGCTGTCTGCGGTGGGCAGGCTGTTAG GTGAAATAATTGAAGTTGAAGTGCTCAAGAACATCACCATTGCAATCAGAAGGGGAGATCCCAGCCTCGTCCTTGAGGACTGCAAAACCCCTCTTGGTTACATGGACATCACAGTTCTGAAAGC ATCTTCCCTGCCCCTGGAGAATGAACTCCTGACCCTCGTAATGCGTGTACTGGACAGAACCCTTCCTCAGATCCTGCAGAAGATT CTGTGCCCACTGATCAGTGCTGTCGTGTCCAGCGTGGATGGAACATCATTAAGCACAGCAAGAC TTGCGACGTCCCCTCCAGGAGGAAACAGCCCATCTTCCGTCTTTAAAGTGTCGTTTAATCCCGACGTCATTGTGCTAGAACTGACC GGTCGCAGTCTGATTGAACAAATACCGCCTCTGCTTCCTGAAAATACCACTGAG GATGAACATCCGCAGGATGAAATA AATGCAACCCTGCTGCCTGTCCCCCAAGGCTGA